The Candidatus Cloacimonadaceae bacterium region TGTAGGACAGGTGTATACATTTTGAAATGGTAAAGTTTAATTAACTCTCAAGATAGTGGAATTTGAGAACAGAATAATTTAAATTGACAGCATTAGAAGTTGGAGAATAGTGGCAAGGTGTAAATCAAAATGAAATCTCGAGGATACCTGAAATAATGAGCAATGATGATCTCACAAAGGTTGAAAAACCGCACAATCTAAGCATAAAGTCAGAAAGCCCCTATAAGGGTCAAATGTTTGACCAGATTGTACATTGGCAGTTTTCTCAAACAGTCAAGAATGAACCCCGCGTCACAATTGAACAAAATGATGCCATATCTTTTTTGTCGAATCTACCCGATAATTCTATCGACTTAATTGTTACAGATCCTGCATATTCAGGTATGAACCAAATGCTTAAGCTGGGTCGAGGTAAAATAATAGGTAAATATAATGATCGGGGCGATGGGCAAAAATGGTTTGAAGAATTCCATGATACTGAAGAAAACTATTATAAACTACTAAAAGAGTGTTATAGAGTGCTAAAGGATGATAGACACATATATATCATGTTTGATTCATTTTCACTCTTATCACTGGGTTCTTTGGTAAGGGAAGTATTCAATGTAAAGAATATCGTTGTTTGGGATAAGTTAAATATTGGTATGGGGCATTACTTTAGGCGAAGACATGAATTCATCCTTTTTGCCAGCAAGGGGAAAAAGAGCTTAAACCTAAAGAATATTCCAGATGTATGGAGAATTAAAAGAGTTACAAAGGCAAAGTACCCAACTCAAAAACCAACTGAATTATTCGAACTTATGCTTGTTGGTAGTGCAGAATGTAATTATACTGTTTGCGATCCATTTATGGGTAGTGGGTCATCTGCAATTGCAGCACTAAAACATAATTGTATATATTATGGGTGCGATACTTCATCAACCTCGATTCAGATAACTACCGAACGTATTAATGAATATCAGTTATTTGGAAATGATATTCTTCAGCCATGCAGTCTTATTGACGTGAAAGATAACCAGTTAATGGAGTTAATTACAAATGGCAAGTTTAAGTAAATCGAAAACACTTTTTGCTTTTACTTCTCCAAGAACTATCGAGAAGATAATACCAGAAATAGAGTTTCTTGTTACTTCATTTGGTGGTATTAAGTGGGACACTCGAACCCAAGAAGACTTTTATGAGGCTTTGTATAATGCTGATTTCTTTGATGGCACAGTTAAAGCAAAGAATATGAACTTAGCCGCAAGAGATCGGATAACTCGAGCTCCAAAAGCACTGGGGTTTGTAAAGCTTAAACCAGTTATAGAATTAACCGATGCCGGTAGAAGATTACTTACTGGTAAACGAATACATGAAACGATAACCAGACAATTACTTAAGTTTCAGTTACCATCAAATTACCATAAAGGCACCGACAACCGCTTCTGGGTTAAGCCTTATCTTGAGCTATTACGATTAATCCGCGATATGAATGGTCTCAGTAAAACTGAAATAGCGTTATTCTATACTCAATTAATCCATATTAACCGGTATGACGAAATACAACAAGCGATTTTAGATTACCGTCAGTCAAAGTCAAAATTCAAAGGAAATGCGAAGCAATTTATCTTGGACTGCGCGATAAAAGAAATTATTAGTATTTATAAAGTGCAGATAGAGCATGGTGATTTGACAACTCGAGAGAGTTTAGATACAAGCCTTAAGAGGTTTGTTAATACAAAAAAACATAACCTCTTCGATTACGCTGATGCTTTTATTAGATACATCAATGCCACTTCCTTAATGGCTTTTGATACATCGCAAAATCGGATCGTTATCAGTAACTTCAGGATACCAGAAGTAGAGTTTATATTAGCAACCGTCGATAGAAATCCAATTATCTTTGAAAGAGAAACTGATTATCAAAACTATCTGTTTGCATCAGATACTCCATTGTTATACGGAGACGTATTGGAAAACCTATTATCCAAATACTCTAAATATGTTGATGTGAGCGAATTCAGATTGTTAGCTATTGAATCCGTTAAAGACCGTATTGAAGAAATAGAATCTCGGCTAAGACAGGAAAACAATCTAATAACTGTTTCCAACCTTAAGAACTATTCGCAATTTGATGAGATTATCCAGACTTATGATAAGATCATCAAGAGAGATGTTATCGATCCACCTCTATATTTTGAATGGAACACATGGCGTGCTTTTGAAATGATAAATTATGCCCTTGAAGTAAATGGTTTTTTCAAGTCTGATATCAACGGATTACCGATATCTACAGCTCCCGGTAAAGTCCCCGACCTTGTAATAGAATACGACAATTTTTTGCTGATGGTTGAAGTAACTTTATCTTCAGGATATACCCAATACAATATGGAGGGAGAGCCGGTTGCGAGGCATTTTGGCACCTTAATGAAAACATCTTTTAAACCTCTGTTTTGCCTTTTTATAACGCCCAAATTAAATCAATCTACTTTAGCACACTTTTTCACTGTAAATAAAACCAATATTGAATTTCATGGTGGAATGACAAATATTATTCCGATCACCTTACAGCAGTTTATCAAACTTTTAAGTATCGCCAAATCGTGTGGTTTTAACAATTCATCAAAACTATATGATTTGCTAACCAATATTATGCACCATCACAAAGGGTCTTTATCTGAAGTGTTATGGCAAAATTCAATCAATACGTTGATTAATTCATGGCTTCAATCAGCTTAGCCCAACTTTCGAATAGAACGAGCTCACAGGTTTGAAGCGGTTTTTGTGCATTAAAACGTCATGACAGTCGGCACGACCGCACAAAAAAAAGAAGAGACGATGATTTCATCTCTTCTTATTATCGCTTGCGTTTCTTCTTGTTTATAGGCTGTGAATAAAACCGGTTACGCGAAGAAAACGGCTGCTTGACCTATGATTTGTCTTTTTTGTAGGATTTGGATTTTGTAAATTCACGAGGCTTGTAATCCCGTGGTTTGTCATCACTGGGCTTGTAGGCGCGTGGCTTGTCATCCCGAGGTTTGTAGTCTCTTGTTTTCGGGTCCCGTGGTTTGGGATCGTAATTGCCGGATTTTTTCCGTCTGGTTGATTCCACCACTTCGGCTGAAACAGGGATGCCTTGGTATTTGTTGCGGGAGAATGCTTTGAGCAACTGGGCTTCATATTCCGCATCCAGGTCGATCAAGGTGTGATCCGAGAGGATGTCGATCTGCCCGATTTCGATGCTGCGTGAAACCTTGAGTTGGTTGATATAGCGCATCAGGTCGCGTTTTGTCACTTGTGAGACATAGCCGATGCCAAGGCGGAAGGTCTTGAAGGCGACGTCTTTCTTTTCGGTTTTGGCGGTGGCTTCGCCGCTGTGGTCGAGGTCTTTGGTGTCCTTGTAATAATTCAGGAATCGGTTAAATTCCACCGAGACAAAGCGTTGGATGAGTTCTTCGCGGGTCAGCCAGCTCAGTTTTTTATAGACGTTGGGGAGGAAGGAATCGATCTGGGCGTTGTCCACTTCGATTCGTTCGACGGTGTCGATGAAATGAAAGAGCTGCTTTTCGCAGATTTCTCTGCCGCCGGGCACTTTAGACCAGACTATTTCGCGTCCGAGACGTCTTTCCATCGCTTTGAGCAAGCCGATTTCCTTGCTGTGGATGATCGTGAGGGAAATGCCGCTTTTTCCTGCTCTGCCGGTTCTGCCGGAACGATGAATATAGATGTCCGGCTCCGTGGGAGCGCTGAAATTGATGATATGCGTGAGGTCATCGACGTCGAGACCGCGAGCCGCCACATCTGTGGCTACCAAGAGACGCACAAACTTACTGCGAAAACGACTCATCACGAGTTCGCGTTGACCCTGTGAGAGGTCTCCGTGAAGGGCATCCGCGTTGTATCCATCGTGCTGAAGTTTGTCCGCGATCTCTTGAGTTTCGTTTCTGGTGCGGCAAAAGATGATCCCGTAGATATTGGGGCTCATGTCCGCTATCCGTTTCAGTGCCAAGTATTTATCCCTGGCTTGCACTTTATAGTAAAAGTGCAGGATGTTCTCCGCGCCTTGGTTTTGATTGCCGACGCTGATGCGATGAGGCTCTTTCATAAAGGCTTTGGCGAGACCTGCCACTTCCTTTGGCATGGTGGCGGAAAAGAGCATGGTTTGCTTTTCGGCTGGTGTGTGGCTCATGATTTCGGAAAGCTCTTCTTGGAAGCCCATGTTCAACATTTCGTCCGCTTCGTCCAAAATGAGGCGGTTGATGTGTTCAAGCTTGAGCACGCCCTGGCGAATCATGTCCGCGACTCTGCCTGGAGTGCCGACAACGATTTGCACGCCGGCTTTGAGGGCATCTTTTTGTTTCTGCATCGGCGCGCCGCCATAGACTGCGGTTATCTTGATGCGGGGCATGTATTTGGCATAACTTTGCAGATCTTTGGTGATCTGGATGCATAGCTCTCGGGTGGGGCACAAAACGATGGTCTGCACCGCGGATTTTTCTATATCGGTTTGGCTGAGCGTAGGAAAGCCGAAAGCTGCGGTCTTTCCGGTGCCTGTCTGTGCCAGGGCGATCAGATCGGTTTCATTTTCCAGCAGCCATTCGATGGTCTGATCCTGAATAGGGGTCGGATGCTCATAATTCAGGTCTGCCGCTGCGCGTTGAAGAGGTTCTGGAAGTGTGATATCAGTGAATTTTGTCACAAATTGGGTCCTTTATTGTGTATTTTGGGGTCATTGTCTCAGAGAGCCCGTTTTTGTAAAGGAAATACTTGTAATCAAGGTATTTATTCTTCTTTATGCCCTTCGGTTGGGGCTTCTTTTCACCAAAAACCCTTATTCCCGGCGCCGAGGACACTATCTTGAGAGGGCTTTCTATCAGGCTAAACTTGTATAATCCTAAGTAGCTACAGGCAATCACCCCAGGATGAAAGAGCTGCCTCCGGATTTGGCGAGGTATCCTTTCAGCTCGAGGTTGAGCAGGATGGTGGAAAGCTTGCCAAAGCTGTGTCCGGTCTGCACAATGAGTTCATCAAAGTGTATCTCGCGTTGTTCCTGCTTGAAAAAGTCCAGCACGATCACTTCATCGGGGAAGATATCCGGCAGGATATCAAGCTGTTCTGAAACTTCCGCATCCGTCTGAACGCCAAGACAATGGAGGATGTCCTCCGCCTCGGTGATCAGCGCGGCACCGTTTTTGATCAGATAATTCGGTCCTTGAGCGTTGGGGTGGTTGACGTTTCCCGGCAGGGCAATGAGATCGCGGTTTTGTTCAAGGGCAAATTTGGCGGTTAAGAGCGCTCCGCTGGTGATTGGACCTTCCACGATGAAACAAGCCTGTGAAAGAGCGGAGACGATACGGTTGCGGGCTGGGAAATTCCACTTTTCTGCTTTGGTGCCGGGATCATATTCGGAGACGAGCGCTCCGTTGGCGATGATCTTGGCGGCAAGCTCTCTGTTTTGAGGAGGATAAATGTTATCCACTCCGCTGGCGAGAACGGCGATGGTTGGGGTTTTGGCTTTGACCGCTGTGCTGTGTGCGATGCTGTCGATGCCCATTGCAAGCCCGCTAACGATGCAAACACCCTTCGCGCAGACGGGCTCGAGCAATTTGCGGCACATTTGGATTCCGTAGGAAGTCGGTTTGCGCGTTCCGACTACCCCCAGAGTGATGGATTTGAGTGCTTGGAGCAATCCTCCGCGATAATAGAGCATCAAGGGTGGCGCGAAGATTTCCTTCAAAGTGGAGGGATAGCCCCCATCAGTGATGCAGAGGATGTCTATCTCATAATGTTTGCATAGTTTAAGGATGCCTTCAAAGTTGTGTGGCAGCGTGCCATCCATCAGATACTGTTTCGCTGTGATGTTGAGCAGGTCGCTGCAAAAAAGCGGATGCTCGCTCTTGCCTACAAAGTCTTGCGGATCGGGATACCGCTCCAGGATAGCAAGAGCAGTGCGGAGCTTGATCTCTGGATTACTCTTCAGGCAGAGCCATGCAGCAAGCTTGTTCGTATCGGTCATTGACTTTTCAAATGGCTGTAGAGCTTATATTTAAGCTCATCGAGGTTGAACTGGCTGATCGAGGAAATGGGGAATACATCGGTGCCAAAGCTTTTCTTAAACTGGGCGGAGATCGCATCAACCACGGTTTCGCGTTCTTCTTCCGGAACGGTATCCAGCTTACTGAGCACGATCAGGAAGGGCTTTTTTTCCATAAACTTATCATAGAGATAGAGTTCCGCGCGGAGGGTTTGATAGACAAGCAGTGGATCGGGAGCGCTTACTTCGATCAAAAAGAGCAGCACACTGGTGCGTTGGATGTGCCGTAAGAATTGTATTCCCAAGCCTTTGCCCATGTGAGCGCCTTCTATGATACCGGGAATATCCGCCATCACGAAGGATTGATAATCTCCTACGCGCACGACGCCGAGCATCGGTTCGAGAGTAGTGAATTCATAATCCGCGATCTTTGGTCTGGCAGCGGATAACACGCTGAGCAGAGTGGATTTACCCGCGTTTGGAAAGCCCACCAAACCTACATCCGCCATCAGTTTGAGCACAAACTCAAGTTCGACCTCCTCGGTGTGTCTGCCGGGAGTTGCATGCCGTGGCGCCTGATTGGTCGGAGTGGCAAAATTGCTGTTTCCCTTGCCGCCGCGTCCTCCTTTGGCGATGATTAGTTCCTCGCCGTGGTGGGTGATATCTCCAAGCTTGACCCTTTTTCCCTCTTCCTTGAGATGAAATATCTCGGTTCCCAGTGGCACACGCAAGTAGATGTGTTCGCCACTGGCGCCGGTTTTGCGGTTGCCGGAGCCATATTTTCCATTCTCCGCCTTATAGAGCTTGTTGAATTTGTAGTCCAACAGGGTGTTTACGTTTTCGTCGCCGATAGCGAAGACGTTTCCGCCTCTGCCTCCGTCACCACCGTCCGGACCGCCTTTGGGAACGAACTTTTCACGCCGGAAACTCACGACGCCGTCGCCGCCGTCACCTGCTTTGACGCGCAATTTTGAATGATCTATAAACATATATTCTTTATACCGTTATCCTCATTGAATGATCACGAAACGCTGCCATTTATACGCTTTGCCGGATGTTGTTTTGATGAAGTAGATGCCGCTGCCGGGATTGCTGCCTTTG contains the following coding sequences:
- a CDS encoding site-specific DNA-methyltransferase; amino-acid sequence: MSNDDLTKVEKPHNLSIKSESPYKGQMFDQIVHWQFSQTVKNEPRVTIEQNDAISFLSNLPDNSIDLIVTDPAYSGMNQMLKLGRGKIIGKYNDRGDGQKWFEEFHDTEENYYKLLKECYRVLKDDRHIYIMFDSFSLLSLGSLVREVFNVKNIVVWDKLNIGMGHYFRRRHEFILFASKGKKSLNLKNIPDVWRIKRVTKAKYPTQKPTELFELMLVGSAECNYTVCDPFMGSGSSAIAALKHNCIYYGCDTSSTSIQITTERINEYQLFGNDILQPCSLIDVKDNQLMELITNGKFK
- a CDS encoding AlwI family type II restriction endonuclease, whose product is MASLSKSKTLFAFTSPRTIEKIIPEIEFLVTSFGGIKWDTRTQEDFYEALYNADFFDGTVKAKNMNLAARDRITRAPKALGFVKLKPVIELTDAGRRLLTGKRIHETITRQLLKFQLPSNYHKGTDNRFWVKPYLELLRLIRDMNGLSKTEIALFYTQLIHINRYDEIQQAILDYRQSKSKFKGNAKQFILDCAIKEIISIYKVQIEHGDLTTRESLDTSLKRFVNTKKHNLFDYADAFIRYINATSLMAFDTSQNRIVISNFRIPEVEFILATVDRNPIIFERETDYQNYLFASDTPLLYGDVLENLLSKYSKYVDVSEFRLLAIESVKDRIEEIESRLRQENNLITVSNLKNYSQFDEIIQTYDKIIKRDVIDPPLYFEWNTWRAFEMINYALEVNGFFKSDINGLPISTAPGKVPDLVIEYDNFLLMVEVTLSSGYTQYNMEGEPVARHFGTLMKTSFKPLFCLFITPKLNQSTLAHFFTVNKTNIEFHGGMTNIIPITLQQFIKLLSIAKSCGFNNSSKLYDLLTNIMHHHKGSLSEVLWQNSINTLINSWLQSA
- a CDS encoding DEAD/DEAH box helicase, which codes for MTKFTDITLPEPLQRAAADLNYEHPTPIQDQTIEWLLENETDLIALAQTGTGKTAAFGFPTLSQTDIEKSAVQTIVLCPTRELCIQITKDLQSYAKYMPRIKITAVYGGAPMQKQKDALKAGVQIVVGTPGRVADMIRQGVLKLEHINRLILDEADEMLNMGFQEELSEIMSHTPAEKQTMLFSATMPKEVAGLAKAFMKEPHRISVGNQNQGAENILHFYYKVQARDKYLALKRIADMSPNIYGIIFCRTRNETQEIADKLQHDGYNADALHGDLSQGQRELVMSRFRSKFVRLLVATDVAARGLDVDDLTHIINFSAPTEPDIYIHRSGRTGRAGKSGISLTIIHSKEIGLLKAMERRLGREIVWSKVPGGREICEKQLFHFIDTVERIEVDNAQIDSFLPNVYKKLSWLTREELIQRFVSVEFNRFLNYYKDTKDLDHSGEATAKTEKKDVAFKTFRLGIGYVSQVTKRDLMRYINQLKVSRSIEIGQIDILSDHTLIDLDAEYEAQLLKAFSRNKYQGIPVSAEVVESTRRKKSGNYDPKPRDPKTRDYKPRDDKPRAYKPSDDKPRDYKPREFTKSKSYKKDKS
- the dprA gene encoding DNA-processing protein DprA, which gives rise to MTDTNKLAAWLCLKSNPEIKLRTALAILERYPDPQDFVGKSEHPLFCSDLLNITAKQYLMDGTLPHNFEGILKLCKHYEIDILCITDGGYPSTLKEIFAPPLMLYYRGGLLQALKSITLGVVGTRKPTSYGIQMCRKLLEPVCAKGVCIVSGLAMGIDSIAHSTAVKAKTPTIAVLASGVDNIYPPQNRELAAKIIANGALVSEYDPGTKAEKWNFPARNRIVSALSQACFIVEGPITSGALLTAKFALEQNRDLIALPGNVNHPNAQGPNYLIKNGAALITEAEDILHCLGVQTDAEVSEQLDILPDIFPDEVIVLDFFKQEQREIHFDELIVQTGHSFGKLSTILLNLELKGYLAKSGGSSFILG
- the obgE gene encoding GTPase ObgE gives rise to the protein MFIDHSKLRVKAGDGGDGVVSFRREKFVPKGGPDGGDGGRGGNVFAIGDENVNTLLDYKFNKLYKAENGKYGSGNRKTGASGEHIYLRVPLGTEIFHLKEEGKRVKLGDITHHGEELIIAKGGRGGKGNSNFATPTNQAPRHATPGRHTEEVELEFVLKLMADVGLVGFPNAGKSTLLSVLSAARPKIADYEFTTLEPMLGVVRVGDYQSFVMADIPGIIEGAHMGKGLGIQFLRHIQRTSVLLFLIEVSAPDPLLVYQTLRAELYLYDKFMEKKPFLIVLSKLDTVPEEERETVVDAISAQFKKSFGTDVFPISSISQFNLDELKYKLYSHLKSQ